From Pontibacter actiniarum, a single genomic window includes:
- a CDS encoding tetratricopeptide repeat protein, with protein sequence MPKILPLFLFLFLAVSAFAQKSAKDLFLSGNQKFMAGKYAEAIRDYDQVLKQEPKHAPTLTNRGVAKDRQKDYRAAIEDFTKAIAADPKYTEAYLSRGLSKYNLKDYRAALLDFNKGIELDPKDAKAYNNRGLVRYGLKDYRGAINDYTKAIQLDARYAEAYYNRGAPCYNLGEKANACTDWTKAKQLGIKEAGQYLDKYCK encoded by the coding sequence ATGCCTAAAATTTTACCCCTGTTCCTCTTTCTTTTCCTGGCCGTGAGCGCCTTTGCCCAGAAGTCGGCCAAGGATTTATTTTTGAGCGGGAACCAAAAGTTTATGGCTGGCAAGTACGCCGAAGCCATCCGCGACTACGACCAGGTACTGAAGCAGGAGCCCAAGCATGCCCCCACCCTCACCAACCGCGGTGTGGCCAAAGACCGCCAGAAAGACTACCGTGCCGCCATCGAGGACTTCACCAAAGCCATCGCGGCCGACCCCAAATACACAGAGGCTTACCTTAGCCGCGGCCTATCCAAGTATAACCTGAAGGACTACCGTGCCGCCTTGCTGGACTTTAACAAAGGGATTGAGCTTGACCCCAAAGACGCCAAGGCCTACAATAACCGCGGCCTGGTGCGCTACGGTTTGAAAGACTACCGCGGCGCCATCAACGACTATACCAAAGCCATACAGCTGGACGCCAGGTATGCCGAGGCCTATTACAACCGCGGCGCCCCCTGCTATAACCTCGGCGAAAAAGCCAATGCCTGCACCGACTGGACAAAGGCCAAGCAGCTTGGCATAAAGGAGGCAGGCCAGTACCTGGATAAATACTGCAAGTAA
- the lpdA gene encoding dihydrolipoyl dehydrogenase, with protein sequence MASKYDLVVLGSGPGGYVAAIRASQLGMKVGVIERESLGGICLNWGCIPTKALLKSANVFEYINHASDYGITVGEASVDFDKVIQRSRGVADGMSKGIQFLFRKNKIDAIMGTGKLVAKGKIEVTDAEGKKSTVEATNIIVATGARSRELPNLPIDGKKIIGYRQAMVLDKMPESMVVVGSGAIGVEFAYFYNAMGTKVTIVEYMPNIVPVEDEEVSRQLSKSFRKTGINIMTDSSVESVDTSGDVCKVKVKTAKGEETLEAEVVLSAVGIQTNLENIGLEELGIKVDRGRVVVDEFYKTNVDGIYAIGDIVPGPALAHVASAEGIICVEKMAGQDPEPLNYGNIPGCTYCSPEIASVGLTEKAAREQGLDIKVGKFPFSASGKASAAGAKDGFIKVIFDAKYGEFLGAHMIGANVTEMIAEVVVARKLETTGHEIIKAVHPHPTMSEAIMEATAAAYNEVIHL encoded by the coding sequence ATGGCATCAAAATACGATTTAGTAGTGTTGGGTAGTGGCCCGGGTGGTTATGTGGCCGCTATTCGTGCGTCGCAGCTAGGTATGAAAGTAGGTGTGATTGAGCGCGAGTCGCTTGGTGGCATCTGCCTGAACTGGGGCTGTATCCCGACGAAGGCACTGCTGAAAAGCGCAAATGTGTTTGAGTACATCAACCACGCCTCAGACTACGGTATTACGGTAGGGGAGGCTTCGGTTGATTTTGATAAAGTGATTCAGCGTAGCCGCGGCGTGGCCGACGGCATGAGCAAAGGCATCCAGTTCCTGTTCCGCAAAAACAAGATCGATGCGATCATGGGCACGGGCAAGCTGGTTGCCAAAGGCAAAATTGAAGTGACGGATGCCGAAGGCAAGAAGAGCACAGTGGAGGCCACGAACATCATCGTTGCCACCGGTGCCCGCTCCCGCGAGCTGCCGAACCTGCCTATCGACGGCAAGAAGATCATCGGCTACCGCCAGGCAATGGTGCTGGATAAGATGCCGGAGAGCATGGTAGTAGTTGGCTCCGGCGCCATTGGGGTGGAGTTTGCCTACTTCTACAACGCCATGGGCACGAAAGTAACCATCGTGGAGTACATGCCGAACATCGTGCCGGTGGAGGACGAAGAGGTGTCCCGCCAGCTGTCGAAGTCGTTCCGCAAGACAGGCATCAACATCATGACCGATTCTTCGGTGGAGTCGGTGGACACGAGCGGTGATGTTTGCAAAGTGAAAGTGAAAACCGCCAAAGGCGAGGAAACGCTGGAAGCGGAGGTAGTGCTTTCTGCAGTGGGTATCCAGACGAACCTGGAGAACATCGGCCTGGAAGAGCTGGGCATAAAGGTAGACAGAGGCCGCGTAGTGGTAGACGAGTTCTACAAAACAAACGTGGACGGCATCTACGCCATCGGTGACATCGTGCCGGGCCCTGCGCTGGCGCACGTGGCTTCTGCCGAGGGTATCATCTGCGTGGAGAAAATGGCCGGACAGGATCCGGAGCCGCTTAACTACGGCAACATCCCGGGCTGTACGTACTGCTCTCCGGAGATCGCCTCTGTGGGCCTCACCGAGAAGGCTGCACGCGAGCAAGGCCTGGATATCAAAGTTGGCAAGTTCCCGTTCTCTGCATCTGGCAAGGCAAGTGCCGCCGGGGCGAAGGATGGTTTCATCAAGGTTATCTTTGATGCCAAGTATGGCGAGTTCCTGGGCGCGCACATGATCGGTGCCAACGTAACCGAGATGATCGCAGAGGTAGTGGTTGCCCGCAAACTGGAGACAACCGGCCACGAGATCATCAAGGCTGTGCACCCGCACCCAACCATGAGCGAAGCAATTATGGAGGCCACTGCGGCTGCTTACAACGAGGTGATCCACCTGTAG
- a CDS encoding fatty acid desaturase family protein, with protein MKLKGKVKFVNKNKSSFFPTLRKRVDAYFIENNIPKTANATMVVKSAVLLGGYILPFVLLLVLQPAVWLSMLLWLLMGLCLAGIGMSVMHDANHGAYSTNGTVNYLMGHSLNLVGGSAFNWKLQHNILHHTYTNVVEMDEDIQDRLVLRFSPHTNVRYYHRLQWVYAFVFYGLLTLYWVVAKDFVQYALFKKNGVNANSDAANRVVLLKMVVLKVVYFFTMLVAPTWLLGIPFLEVLAGFLLMHFVAGIILTVVFQLAHTVEGTSHPRPSAGGTIENDWAIHQLNTTVNFSRSNKWLSWYVGGLNFQIEHHLFPRVCHVHYPAIADIVRETAAEYNIPYMENKTFGQALRSHIATLHRFGRLPDINEAIA; from the coding sequence ATGAAGCTAAAAGGCAAAGTAAAGTTTGTAAACAAAAACAAGAGCTCGTTTTTCCCGACGCTGAGGAAGCGGGTGGATGCCTATTTCATTGAAAACAACATCCCCAAAACGGCCAACGCCACCATGGTGGTGAAGAGCGCCGTGCTGCTGGGAGGGTACATCCTGCCGTTTGTGCTGCTGCTGGTTCTTCAGCCCGCTGTCTGGCTGAGTATGCTGCTGTGGCTGCTTATGGGGCTCTGCCTTGCCGGCATCGGCATGAGTGTGATGCATGATGCCAACCATGGCGCCTACTCCACGAACGGAACTGTAAACTACCTGATGGGCCACTCCCTGAACCTGGTGGGGGGCTCTGCCTTTAACTGGAAACTGCAGCATAACATCCTGCACCACACCTATACCAATGTGGTGGAGATGGACGAGGACATTCAGGACCGGCTGGTGCTGCGCTTCTCTCCGCACACCAACGTCAGGTACTATCACCGGCTGCAGTGGGTGTATGCGTTTGTGTTCTACGGTTTGCTAACGCTTTACTGGGTGGTGGCGAAGGACTTTGTGCAGTATGCCCTCTTTAAAAAGAACGGCGTAAATGCCAACTCAGACGCTGCGAACAGGGTGGTGCTCCTGAAGATGGTGGTACTGAAGGTCGTATACTTCTTTACGATGCTGGTGGCGCCTACCTGGCTGCTTGGGATTCCGTTTTTAGAGGTGCTGGCAGGTTTCCTGCTCATGCATTTCGTGGCGGGCATTATCCTGACAGTGGTGTTCCAGCTGGCCCACACGGTGGAGGGCACCAGCCATCCGCGGCCATCCGCAGGCGGCACGATCGAGAACGACTGGGCGATCCATCAGCTGAATACCACCGTTAACTTCTCGCGCAGCAACAAGTGGCTGTCCTGGTATGTGGGCGGGCTTAACTTCCAGATCGAGCACCACCTCTTCCCGCGCGTGTGCCATGTGCATTACCCGGCCATTGCCGACATTGTGCGTGAAACGGCTGCAGAGTACAACATACCTTACATGGAGAACAAAACGTTTGGCCAGGCCCTGCGCTCCCACATCGCCACGTTACACCGCTTTGGCCGGCTGCCTGACATCAACGAAGCAATTGCCTGA
- a CDS encoding response regulator transcription factor, with amino-acid sequence MKKILLVDDMEIFNFIMVTSIKNVDPACVVHDFTNPLLAFSALQELDPHVVFLDLNMPELDGWGFLEKMQEQNLRQKVYILTSSTSELDRQRSEAYPNVVRFLVKPVEEELLEEILREGELV; translated from the coding sequence ATGAAAAAAATACTGCTAGTGGACGATATGGAGATTTTTAACTTCATCATGGTGACGTCCATCAAGAACGTAGACCCCGCCTGCGTCGTCCATGACTTTACGAACCCTTTGCTGGCCTTTTCTGCCTTGCAGGAGCTGGACCCGCACGTGGTTTTCCTGGACCTGAACATGCCCGAGCTGGACGGCTGGGGCTTTCTGGAGAAAATGCAGGAGCAGAACCTGCGCCAGAAAGTCTACATCCTCACCTCATCAACCAGCGAGCTGGACCGGCAGCGCTCCGAGGCCTACCCCAACGTCGTCAGGTTTCTGGTAAAGCCTGTGGAGGAGGAGCTGCTGGAAGAGATACTGCGGGAGGGGGAGCTGGTGTAA
- a CDS encoding GNAT family N-acetyltransferase yields MNTTRITPCTIADLHTLQDIAINAYGDHYLYLWYDGGMWYIDRCFSDAALQRELADENTAFFLIYDQAELVGYLKLNIHQALEGGASEQEALELERLYLTKAASGKGIGREAVAFAKEYALQMGKKVVWLKAMDSSKSVDFYEQAGFAKCGTHTLDFEQMKPEFRGMHIMKLAL; encoded by the coding sequence ATGAATACAACACGAATCACACCCTGCACCATTGCAGACCTGCACACACTCCAGGATATCGCCATCAACGCTTACGGAGACCACTACCTGTACCTCTGGTACGACGGTGGCATGTGGTACATTGACCGCTGCTTCAGCGATGCTGCCCTGCAGAGGGAGCTGGCAGACGAGAACACAGCCTTTTTCCTGATTTATGATCAGGCAGAGCTGGTTGGGTACCTGAAGCTCAACATACACCAGGCGCTGGAGGGCGGGGCATCGGAGCAGGAGGCGCTGGAACTGGAGCGCCTTTACCTGACCAAGGCGGCTTCCGGCAAAGGCATTGGCCGCGAAGCAGTGGCCTTTGCAAAAGAGTATGCGCTGCAAATGGGAAAGAAGGTCGTTTGGCTAAAGGCCATGGACAGCAGCAAGTCCGTTGATTTTTACGAGCAGGCCGGCTTTGCGAAGTGCGGCACGCACACACTGGACTTTGAGCAGATGAAGCCTGAGTTCCGGGGCATGCACATCATGAAGCTGGCGCTGTAG
- a CDS encoding YpdA family putative bacillithiol disulfide reductase — MNKKNLDTTYDIVIIGAGPIGLAAGLEAQKAGLSYLIVEKGCLVNSIYNYPLNMTFFSTSERLEIGGVPFTSLNAKPTRAEALEYYRRVAEKFALNIHLFEAVERLQPEGGLYRLSTSKGEYRARHVVVAVGFYGIPNLLHVPGENLPKVRHYYFDPHYYYRQKVVVVGANNSAADAALETWRKGADVTLVVRQAELGSIKYWTKPDLENRIKEGEIKAYFNASITEVRGREVDIQTPEGKLTLENDFVLAMTGYQPDFSFLQQMGVNLTEDEKRYPQYDPETMETNLPNVYLAGVICGGMDTHVWFIENSREHAVKIVRHIKQEAERV, encoded by the coding sequence ATGAACAAGAAGAATTTGGATACAACATACGATATAGTAATCATCGGCGCTGGCCCTATTGGGCTGGCCGCGGGGCTGGAGGCGCAGAAGGCGGGGCTTAGCTACCTGATCGTGGAGAAAGGCTGCCTGGTAAACTCCATCTATAACTACCCGCTTAACATGACCTTCTTCTCCACATCGGAGCGGCTGGAGATTGGCGGTGTTCCTTTTACCTCGCTCAATGCCAAGCCGACCCGTGCCGAAGCCTTGGAGTACTACCGCCGGGTAGCCGAGAAGTTCGCCCTGAACATCCACCTGTTTGAGGCGGTAGAGCGGCTGCAGCCGGAGGGTGGCCTCTACCGCCTCAGCACCAGTAAAGGCGAGTACCGCGCCCGCCATGTGGTGGTGGCGGTGGGGTTCTATGGTATCCCGAACCTGCTGCACGTGCCCGGCGAAAACCTGCCGAAGGTGCGCCACTACTATTTTGACCCCCATTACTATTACCGCCAGAAAGTGGTGGTGGTGGGAGCCAACAACTCTGCTGCCGACGCGGCCCTGGAAACCTGGCGCAAAGGCGCTGACGTGACCCTGGTGGTGCGCCAGGCCGAGCTCGGAAGTATAAAGTACTGGACCAAGCCTGACCTGGAGAACCGCATCAAGGAAGGGGAGATAAAAGCATACTTCAACGCAAGTATAACCGAGGTGCGCGGGCGCGAGGTAGACATCCAGACGCCGGAAGGCAAGCTTACGCTGGAGAATGACTTTGTGCTGGCCATGACGGGCTACCAGCCTGACTTCAGCTTTCTGCAGCAGATGGGTGTGAATCTGACGGAGGACGAGAAACGGTACCCGCAGTATGACCCGGAGACGATGGAAACAAACCTGCCCAACGTGTACCTGGCCGGGGTGATCTGCGGGGGGATGGATACGCATGTGTGGTTTATTGAGAACTCCAGGGAGCACGCCGTGAAGATTGTGCGCCATATAAAGCAGGAGGCAGAAAGGGTATAG
- the ygiD gene encoding 4,5-DOPA dioxygenase extradiol produces MDVLKKLQQLPQQEAKMPALFIGHGSPMNAVEENEFTRGWASMAAGIAKPKAILCVSAHWQTKGTAVTAMSQPRTIHDFYGFPQQLFDVQYNAPGSPETAAALQQLIKKAELHLDHDWGLDHGTWSVLKHIYPEADVPVLQLSLDYTKPAQWHYELAQELAQLRHKGVLVIGSGNIVHNLRTLNWHKPDEAFGWATEINEQVKQQILTGDPQPLIRYERFGEAASLAIPTPEHYLPLLYTLGLQQGQEQVQFLNDKLQLGSISMTSVRIG; encoded by the coding sequence ATGGACGTACTGAAGAAATTACAGCAGTTGCCGCAGCAGGAGGCCAAAATGCCGGCGCTGTTCATAGGTCACGGCAGCCCGATGAATGCCGTGGAAGAAAACGAGTTTACCCGTGGCTGGGCAAGTATGGCCGCAGGCATCGCCAAGCCAAAAGCGATCCTGTGCGTATCGGCGCACTGGCAAACGAAAGGCACAGCCGTGACGGCCATGTCGCAACCCCGCACCATCCACGATTTCTATGGTTTTCCGCAGCAGCTGTTCGATGTGCAGTACAATGCCCCGGGCAGCCCGGAAACAGCCGCAGCGCTACAGCAGCTCATCAAGAAAGCCGAACTGCACCTGGACCATGACTGGGGCCTCGACCACGGCACCTGGAGCGTGCTCAAGCACATTTACCCGGAGGCCGATGTGCCGGTGCTGCAGCTCAGCCTGGACTATACCAAGCCGGCGCAGTGGCATTACGAGCTGGCGCAGGAGCTGGCGCAGTTGCGCCACAAAGGGGTGCTGGTGATAGGCAGCGGTAACATCGTGCACAACCTGCGCACGCTTAACTGGCACAAGCCCGACGAAGCGTTTGGCTGGGCCACCGAAATAAACGAGCAGGTAAAGCAGCAGATTCTTACTGGTGACCCGCAGCCCCTGATCCGGTATGAGCGCTTCGGAGAGGCGGCCTCGCTGGCCATTCCCACTCCCGAGCACTACCTGCCGCTTCTCTACACCCTGGGCCTGCAGCAAGGGCAGGAGCAGGTGCAGTTCCTGAATGATAAGCTGCAGCTGGGCTCTATTTCTATGACCTCTGTAAGGATTGGGTAG
- a CDS encoding DEAD/DEAH box helicase, which produces MTFENLNLIEPILKALKTEGYTTPTPIQAKSIPLILEKKDLLGCAQTGTGKTAAFSIPILQLLHEKQGAEKGPRKIKALILTPTRELALQIGDSMEAYGKHTGLKHTVIFGGVPQKKQTDALRAGVDILIATPGRLLDLMAQKYVHLQHIELFVLDEADRMLDMGFVNDVKKVLKVLPEQKQSLFFSATMAPEIMKLSDTILVNPAKVEVTPVSSTANTIQQSVYYVKGPDKRKLLLHLLKDEEMESVLVFTRTKRGADRVAKDIAKAGVTAEAIHGNKAQNARVRALDNFKSRRTRVLVATDIAARGIDVDDLSHVVNYELPNEPETYVHRIGRTGRAGASGIALSFCGADEVPYLASIQKLISKNVPVIDNHPYPLTAKDFAEAASTVKEQKKQGGRGGRSRWGNKPSGEGGGSAGSANRNRPAGGPRNGGGNRSNGNRSRSGAPKTNA; this is translated from the coding sequence ATGACATTCGAGAATCTTAATTTGATTGAGCCAATCCTAAAAGCTCTTAAAACAGAAGGATATACCACCCCAACACCCATCCAAGCCAAATCCATCCCGCTTATACTTGAGAAGAAAGACCTGCTAGGCTGTGCCCAGACGGGTACCGGTAAAACAGCGGCTTTCTCTATTCCCATTCTGCAGTTGCTGCACGAGAAGCAGGGAGCGGAGAAAGGGCCACGCAAGATAAAAGCGCTGATCCTGACGCCAACGCGCGAGCTGGCGCTGCAGATCGGAGACAGCATGGAAGCGTACGGCAAACACACAGGCCTGAAGCATACCGTTATTTTCGGCGGTGTGCCGCAGAAGAAGCAGACCGATGCCCTGCGCGCCGGTGTAGACATTCTGATCGCCACTCCGGGCCGCTTGCTCGACCTGATGGCGCAGAAGTACGTGCACCTGCAGCACATTGAGCTGTTTGTGCTGGACGAGGCGGACCGTATGCTGGACATGGGTTTTGTGAACGATGTGAAGAAGGTGCTGAAAGTACTGCCGGAGCAAAAGCAGTCGCTGTTCTTCTCCGCTACCATGGCGCCTGAAATCATGAAGCTGTCCGATACCATCCTGGTGAACCCTGCCAAGGTAGAGGTAACGCCGGTATCGTCTACAGCCAACACGATCCAACAGTCGGTGTACTATGTAAAGGGGCCGGACAAGCGCAAGCTGTTGCTGCACCTGCTCAAAGACGAGGAGATGGAGAGCGTGCTGGTGTTTACCCGCACCAAGCGTGGCGCTGACCGCGTAGCCAAAGACATTGCCAAGGCTGGCGTAACAGCCGAAGCCATACACGGTAACAAAGCGCAGAACGCCCGTGTGCGCGCCCTGGATAACTTTAAGTCGCGCAGAACGCGTGTGCTGGTGGCGACGGACATTGCCGCACGAGGCATCGACGTGGACGACCTGAGCCACGTGGTGAACTATGAGCTGCCAAATGAGCCGGAGACCTACGTGCACCGCATCGGTCGTACAGGCCGTGCCGGAGCGAGTGGTATTGCGCTGTCGTTCTGCGGTGCCGATGAGGTGCCGTACCTGGCCAGCATCCAAAAGCTGATTTCCAAGAATGTGCCGGTTATCGATAACCACCCGTACCCGCTTACCGCGAAGGATTTTGCCGAGGCAGCTAGCACGGTAAAAGAGCAGAAGAAGCAGGGTGGCAGAGGTGGCCGTAGCCGCTGGGGCAACAAACCCTCTGGAGAAGGTGGCGGTAGCGCCGGAAGCGCAAACCGTAACAGGCCGGCCGGAGGGCCGCGTAACGGAGGCGGTAACCGAAGCAACGGTAACAGAAGCCGAAGCGGCGCACCCAAAACAAACGCCTAA
- a CDS encoding DMT family transporter — MSKQIQVHAALFLVALIYGSNYSIAKEVMPAYVGPFGLIVIRVVSAAVFFGVFSRMVTKERIVGRADNLRVILCGVTGVAVNQLCFFAGLNLTAPINAALLMVIVPVVVLVFSAILLKERVGKRKVSGILLACTGALLLIYNSRGESATGNIWGDLLIILNASSFGMYLVLVKPLMQKYKAITIVSRIFTVGAVLVLPFGFQQLFTPDYSTFPVSIWVAILFMVFAVTIIAYLLNTWALRYANPSLVGAYIYLQPVMAILIAVGVGKDVFTIEKGLYALLIFAGVYLVSRTKQKIPARAEAEV; from the coding sequence ATGAGTAAACAAATACAGGTGCATGCGGCACTTTTTCTGGTAGCCCTGATCTACGGCAGCAACTACAGCATCGCCAAAGAGGTGATGCCCGCTTACGTGGGGCCCTTCGGACTGATTGTGATACGGGTGGTGTCGGCGGCTGTTTTCTTCGGTGTCTTCTCGAGGATGGTGACGAAGGAGCGGATTGTGGGCCGCGCCGATAACCTGCGGGTTATACTTTGCGGCGTAACAGGGGTGGCCGTAAACCAGCTTTGCTTCTTTGCGGGCCTTAACTTAACAGCCCCCATCAACGCGGCCCTGCTGATGGTGATTGTGCCGGTGGTGGTGCTTGTTTTCTCGGCCATCCTGCTGAAAGAGCGGGTGGGCAAACGCAAGGTCTCCGGTATTCTGCTTGCCTGCACCGGGGCACTGCTGCTGATCTACAACTCACGTGGCGAGAGCGCCACCGGCAACATCTGGGGCGATCTGCTCATCATTCTCAACGCCTCCTCCTTCGGCATGTACCTGGTGCTCGTAAAGCCCCTGATGCAGAAGTACAAGGCCATCACCATTGTGAGCCGCATCTTTACGGTGGGGGCCGTACTGGTGCTTCCGTTCGGTTTTCAGCAGCTTTTCACACCCGACTACAGCACCTTTCCGGTTTCGATCTGGGTGGCGATACTTTTCATGGTGTTTGCGGTGACGATTATCGCCTACCTGCTCAACACCTGGGCCCTGCGCTACGCCAACCCATCGTTGGTGGGCGCCTACATCTACCTGCAGCCGGTGATGGCCATACTTATAGCTGTAGGTGTAGGCAAAGATGTTTTTACTATTGAAAAGGGCCTGTACGCGCTGCTGATTTTTGCGGGGGTGTACCTGGTAAGCCGTACGAAGCAGAAAATACCGGCCAGGGCGGAGGCGGAAGTATAA
- a CDS encoding AI-2E family transporter produces MSEMPLTVRRSIEVMGLFFLGWVVVLANGLLAPLLMAFFISIMLLPIYRFFTSRKVPETVAIAISLLVLALVMGLIVWFFSSQISDLVRDFPIIQRNVTKHLNDLSEWVGSFTPYSTAEQVALIRDQSNRLLSYAGGLLSGAALSLTSVLVFLGLLPIYIFLIMFYKNLLLRFVFLWFPPKNYRRVRETLREMEVIIKSYLFGLLIQVSYMTVLLGGILLIIGIKHALLIGVIFAFLNLIPYVGALLGNVIGVLITLASAAELWPIIVVLGTIAAVQFLDNNILMPRIVGSKVKINALAAIVGVLVAGEVAGIPGMFLSLPIIAVLKVIFDRSERFKQWGVLFGDERPEHSPMNYPALREQDKAARQGLTWENQGGLPGEGGAP; encoded by the coding sequence ATGAGTGAGATGCCCCTAACTGTCAGAAGGTCAATAGAGGTGATGGGCTTGTTTTTCCTGGGCTGGGTCGTGGTGCTGGCCAACGGCTTACTGGCCCCCTTGCTGATGGCGTTCTTTATCAGCATTATGCTACTGCCGATTTACCGTTTTTTCACGAGCAGAAAAGTGCCGGAAACAGTAGCGATAGCTATTAGCCTGCTGGTGCTGGCACTGGTGATGGGCTTGATCGTCTGGTTCTTTTCCTCCCAGATAAGCGATTTGGTGAGGGACTTCCCGATCATCCAGCGGAACGTAACAAAACACTTAAACGACCTGAGCGAATGGGTGGGCTCCTTTACGCCGTACTCCACGGCAGAGCAGGTGGCCCTTATCCGCGACCAGAGCAACAGGCTGCTCAGCTACGCGGGCGGCCTGCTGAGCGGCGCGGCGCTTTCTCTTACCTCGGTGCTGGTGTTCCTGGGCCTGTTGCCTATCTACATCTTCCTGATTATGTTTTACAAGAACCTGCTGCTGCGCTTCGTGTTTCTGTGGTTCCCGCCGAAGAACTACAGGCGGGTGAGGGAGACCTTGCGCGAAATGGAGGTGATCATCAAAAGCTACCTGTTTGGCTTGCTCATCCAGGTCAGCTATATGACGGTGCTGCTGGGCGGTATCCTGCTGATCATCGGCATTAAGCACGCTTTGCTTATCGGAGTGATCTTTGCCTTCCTGAACCTGATACCGTACGTGGGGGCTTTGCTGGGCAACGTGATCGGGGTGCTGATTACCCTGGCCTCGGCGGCTGAGCTGTGGCCCATTATCGTCGTGCTCGGTACCATTGCCGCCGTGCAGTTCCTGGACAACAACATCCTGATGCCGCGCATAGTAGGCTCTAAAGTGAAGATAAACGCCCTTGCCGCCATTGTAGGGGTGCTGGTGGCGGGGGAGGTGGCCGGTATACCGGGTATGTTCCTGTCGCTGCCCATTATTGCGGTGCTGAAAGTTATCTTCGACCGTAGCGAGCGCTTTAAGCAGTGGGGCGTGCTCTTCGGCGACGAGCGGCCGGAGCACAGCCCGATGAACTACCCCGCGCTCCGGGAGCAAGACAAAGCGGCGAGGCAGGGGCTAACGTGGGAGAACCAGGGCGGCCTACCCGGGGAGGGCGGTGCTCCGTAA
- a CDS encoding replication-associated recombination protein A — protein sequence MIHPNIPLAERMRPHNLDQYYGQKHLVGPNGILRRYIEGGVIPSMILWGPPGVGKTTLANIIANQMKVPFVALSAINSGVKDIREVIEQARKRQGTVLFIDEIHRFNKSQQDALLGAVEKGTVTLVGATTENPSFEVISALLSRCQVYILKHLTKDELIELVDKALAQDEWMQHRKVRVQEYEALLTISGGDARKLLNLLEIVAEGVKAEEVVVTNELVKQVAQQNIVMYDKSGEMHYDLVSAFIKSIRGSDPNAAVYWLARMIEGGEDPKFIARRLLIAASEDIGLANSNALLMATSCFQAVQMIGYPEAEIILSQCTVYLATSPKSNASYKAIKQARALVQQTGNLPVPLHIRNAPTKLMKEIGYGNNYKYAHDYEGNFVPQEFMPQELSHTALYKPGKNGRENEMLKQLQAQWGKKYNY from the coding sequence ATGATTCACCCGAACATACCTTTGGCCGAACGCATGCGGCCGCATAACCTCGACCAGTATTACGGACAAAAGCACCTGGTAGGCCCCAATGGCATCCTGCGCCGCTACATAGAGGGCGGCGTCATACCAAGTATGATTTTGTGGGGCCCTCCCGGCGTGGGCAAAACCACGCTGGCCAACATCATCGCCAACCAGATGAAAGTTCCGTTTGTGGCCCTTAGTGCCATCAACTCGGGTGTAAAAGACATCCGCGAGGTAATAGAGCAGGCCAGGAAGCGGCAGGGCACGGTGCTCTTTATCGATGAGATCCACCGCTTCAACAAATCGCAGCAGGATGCGCTGCTGGGGGCCGTAGAGAAAGGCACGGTGACTTTGGTTGGCGCTACCACCGAGAACCCTTCCTTTGAGGTGATATCGGCTTTGCTGTCGCGCTGCCAGGTGTACATTCTCAAGCACCTGACCAAGGATGAGCTGATAGAGCTGGTGGATAAGGCGCTGGCGCAGGATGAGTGGATGCAGCACCGGAAAGTGCGCGTGCAGGAGTACGAGGCTCTGCTGACCATCTCCGGCGGCGATGCCCGCAAGCTGCTGAACCTGCTCGAGATTGTGGCTGAAGGCGTGAAAGCCGAGGAGGTAGTGGTGACCAATGAGCTGGTGAAGCAGGTGGCGCAGCAGAACATCGTCATGTACGACAAGTCCGGCGAGATGCACTACGACCTGGTGTCGGCCTTCATAAAGTCGATCCGGGGCTCCGACCCCAATGCGGCTGTTTACTGGCTGGCCCGCATGATCGAGGGGGGCGAGGACCCTAAGTTTATCGCCCGCCGCCTGTTGATTGCAGCCTCCGAGGACATTGGCCTGGCGAACTCCAACGCTTTGCTCATGGCTACCTCCTGTTTTCAGGCGGTGCAGATGATCGGCTATCCGGAGGCGGAAATCATCCTGTCGCAATGCACGGTTTACCTGGCAACATCCCCTAAGAGCAATGCCTCGTACAAGGCCATCAAGCAGGCGCGGGCGCTGGTGCAGCAGACCGGAAACCTGCCGGTGCCGCTGCACATCCGGAACGCGCCCACCAAGCTGATGAAGGAGATCGGCTACGGCAACAACTACAAGTATGCCCACGACTACGAGGGCAACTTTGTGCCGCAGGAGTTTATGCCGCAGGAGCTAAGCCACACCGCTCTTTACAAGCCGGGCAAAAACGGGCGCGAAAACGAGATGCTGAAGCAGTTGCAGGCGCAGTGGGGCAAGAAGTATAACTATTAA